A genome region from Pyramidobacter piscolens W5455 includes the following:
- a CDS encoding ABC transporter substrate-binding protein has translation MRKFCAFAVAFCMMASTALAANKVVRIGIFQPASGDSGAGGKQETLGSQFGFHETPTVVINGETYKVELVYADNGSSPDKAPSAAQKLVSAGVSVVLGSYGSAVSIAGSRYFADAGIPAIGVSCTNPQVTAGNTHYFRVCFLDPFQGTVLANYAYNALGARTAYCLGELGNDYDIGLCHYFKLAFEELGGKVVTDTFPTGNSDFTSYLTNASMYGADVFFCPTSLAYSTQIIAQAGAQGATFPILGSDTLDSNKTAEAAKNAKVRLIVSTFYQEGGSPKFDKDFKQWLHDDPEAMMNNGGNDMISAISVMGYDAYYTALEALKASASPDPRDVNKALWGVKYKGVSGMISFDKNGDAIRDSAFLKTVNPETGDWDFLAEHKISK, from the coding sequence ATGAGGAAATTTTGCGCTTTTGCGGTAGCTTTCTGCATGATGGCTTCAACGGCCCTGGCGGCGAATAAGGTCGTCCGTATCGGCATTTTCCAGCCGGCGTCCGGCGACAGCGGCGCGGGCGGCAAACAGGAGACGCTCGGGTCGCAGTTCGGCTTTCACGAGACGCCGACGGTCGTGATCAACGGCGAGACGTATAAAGTCGAGCTGGTTTACGCCGACAACGGCTCTTCGCCCGACAAGGCGCCTTCCGCGGCTCAGAAGCTGGTCAGCGCCGGCGTTTCCGTCGTGCTTGGCTCCTACGGTTCGGCGGTTTCCATCGCCGGTTCGCGTTACTTCGCCGACGCGGGGATCCCCGCCATCGGCGTTTCCTGCACCAACCCGCAAGTGACGGCGGGCAACACGCACTACTTCCGCGTCTGCTTCCTCGACCCGTTCCAGGGGACGGTTCTCGCCAACTACGCCTACAACGCCCTCGGCGCGCGCACGGCGTACTGCCTCGGCGAGCTGGGCAACGATTACGACATCGGTCTGTGCCATTATTTCAAGCTGGCTTTCGAGGAGCTGGGCGGCAAGGTCGTTACCGACACGTTCCCGACGGGCAATTCGGACTTCACGTCCTATCTGACCAACGCCAGCATGTACGGCGCGGACGTGTTCTTCTGCCCCACCTCGCTCGCCTATTCGACGCAGATCATCGCCCAGGCCGGCGCCCAGGGCGCGACGTTCCCGATCCTCGGCAGCGACACGCTCGACAGCAACAAGACGGCCGAGGCGGCCAAGAACGCCAAGGTTCGCCTGATCGTCTCCACGTTCTACCAGGAGGGCGGCTCGCCCAAGTTCGACAAGGACTTCAAACAATGGCTGCACGACGACCCCGAGGCGATGATGAACAACGGCGGCAACGACATGATCTCCGCCATCTCCGTGATGGGCTACGACGCCTACTACACGGCGCTCGAGGCGCTCAAGGCTTCCGCCTCGCCCGATCCCCGCGACGTCAACAAGGCGCTGTGGGGCGTCAAGTACAAGGGCGTCAGCGGCATGATCTCGTTCGACAAAAACGGCGACGCTATCCGCGACTCGGCCTTCCTCAAGACCGTCAATCCCGA